The genomic interval GAAAAAAAGAAGCTGCAAAACAACTACATGACAGGGCAAAAAAGATTTATTCCAATTACCGGAAATGAAATGCAACACGAATGTTTTGAATGGATGATGCAATGAATATCAATGCAAGCATTATTGACCAAAGGGTTGCGGGCATCATTGAAGACCATACGGATTGGCTACCGACCGGAAGCGACATTAACAAAAAGGGGTCTTCTGCATTTGTGCTACTGTGCATGTCAACATGTCTTGATATTCCCACGGAGGAGACCGCCGAATTGCTCACCGAAGGCGGAAATGATGCCGGGGTTGACGGTCTTCATGTGGGTGAGGTTGATTTCATCCATTTTAATCACGATTCGATTGTTCACATCTTCCAACGAAGCAGAAGGTGGACGCCAGCCTGACCTTGAACTGCCAAGCCATTGTGGAGGACATGAATTACATGCGCGTGCTGGTGGGCCGCGTTTCTGTTCAAGAGATTCACCGCATATTTAATTACCACGGTGATAAACTGCTGGAGCGTAATATTCGCCGCTATCTCGGACTTCACACCAGCCGGGTAAACACCGCAATCCACGAAACGCTGTGCGATCCTCAGAAGTCGGACAAATTCTACTTTTACAACAACGGCATTACCGTGGTCTGTGAAAAATTTGATTACAACGCATTTCAGAAATTTGACTACAAGGTGCAAATCAAGAATATGCAGGTGATTAACGGCGGCCAGACCTGCAAGACTATTCAGAAAACACTGAATAAGCGGTCGTTGTTTCCCAATATGATCGGCGAATCCGCCTATGTGATGATTCGTATCTATCAAATTTCCTATGAGGAAGCAGTAGATAAGGAGTATGAGAAGCACTACGACTTTCAATCAGAAGCCGTCCGTGCCGGGTTCGGGAAATCCTGGCAGGAACGCGACTATAACATCATCGTCGCCGTGGCTGACAATATCCCCAACAACGTCCTCGAAGAAGATCCCAAGCTGCTCATGTGGTACGACCAGGCGGTAACCAGGATGGGAGATTGAACCACGAATGGACAAGAATGAACACGAATTCATTTCGCTGGTTGATCTTGGCATGGCCTATCGCAAAGCAAAGGCTGACCTTTTTTATTCTCCTAGGGCATGCAGGAAAGCTTTGTCTGCTTTAGAGTTAAGACTATCGAAGAAGCTCGTGGCACTTCAAAATAAGCTTACTAAAGGAGAAGCACCGTCTGTTTCAAGCCAAAAGTGGACACTGGTTCCTAAAGAGATTAAATACGAAGAATTTAAAACAGAACAGATCAGTTCTGATCCACAACACCTTTGGGACTCAATCTGCAAACATGAGAACGTTAATTCGAGGAAAGTACAGGCGGAATTCCGGCTGATGGAGAAGCTGTCTATCGAATTTCATGTTTTTGCAGCACTCTGGATTAACAAAATCGGTCATAAGTTTGAAGCTAAACTAACGACCTCCGCTCGAGGAAATCGTCTCCGGCGGAACAAAAACGGCAAAATCAACACCCTTTCGCTTGGTTCAACCGTTCCTTACTTGTATGCTTACTGCAAATGGCGCGACGATGCCTTCGTTGCCATGGAGAATGCCTTGGAGCATGAAAAGTCGGTAGTCGCTATTACCGCCGATGTCACCTCTTTTTACCATAAACTCGATGTCCGCTTCATGCTCAATGATCACTTTATTAAGCGGATCGGTGTTGAGCTGGATAATGATGAAAAGAAGCTCCATTCCCTGTTCATCACTGCGCTTTATCAATGGGCAAAAAAAACTCCTCTCAAACGAGGGCTGCCCGTTGGTCTTACAGCATCTTCGGTCATTGCCAATGTGGCGTTGTTTGAACTGGACGGGCTTTTCGAGCGTGAAATTGTGCCGCTGTATTACGGACGTTATGTAGATGACATCATTCTTGTCATGGAAAACGGGGCGAATTTCAAGAGATCCGTCGAGATATGGGATTGGCTAGTTGCGCGTATGGATAAAGCGTTGAGATGGAAAGATGAAAAAGACAAAAAGGAGTTGCAATACACTCAGCCATATCTTGATGGCAGCGAAATCATCTTTGCCAACAAAAAGAATAAAACATTCCTGCTTTCAGGTGCGAGTGGTCTTTCCGTGCTGAAATCCATTCAGCATGAGGTTCAGATTCGTACCAGTGAGTGGCGCGCATTGCCCGCTCTACCTGGCAACAGCACCCAATTGGAATCCATGCTACTGACCGCGATTCAAAGAGATGGCATCTCGGCCGATAGTCTGCGTAAAGCTGATAAAGTTTCGGTGCGGCGCGCCGGTTTTGCGCTCAAGCTGCGAGATATCGAGGCCTATGCACGAGCACTGTCCCCTGATAAATGGCAAAAACAACGTCACTCGTTTCTAACCGCCTTTATCCGCCATGTTCTGGTGCTGCCGACCTTCTTTGATTTCTACAACTACCTGTCACGCATACTGATGCTTGCGGTTAGCTGTGGCGATTTCGCCCATCTGCGCAAGATGCTGGATGCCTTGGAAAAGATATTGATGCAACTGGAAGACTGCGATATAAGTATCAAGGCGCAACCGAAGAGCAGGTCACGAATAGAGAAACCCATATCTCTAGTATCGGAACACTTCCAAAAAAAGCTGAAGACAATCTTCTGTAAAAATCTGAAGACAATCATCTGTGAGTCCATCGAATGCGCTTATCCGTTGCGGCTGACCCGGGAATCGAAGACACTTTGGAGTACACATTTTGATGAGAATCATGATCTCTATATACCTCAGCCATTTCGAAAGATTCAGGCACGGCACCAGCGATACCTGAAGCAGGACCTGGCGCACAGTCCACTGAAAACATGTTTGTTGCAACCCGCTGCTAAGCCCCACAATAAATGAACCTGGAATTCTCAGATTAAGTGGAATTAATATATTGAGGTAAAACGGATTTTAGCAGATAGACAGCATCTGGGAAAGAGGAGTTGGAATCTACCATGACGATGTCGATGGTATTAAAGTTTTTTTTACAACGGAAACACCTGGCGAGGTTCGTATTTGGGTTGGTGGCGGAATTAAATTCAGAACAGAGAGGGCAGAGGAAGCGGAAATAGCCTTCGGAGTATTTATGAGGTATGGAGAGGACATCAGCGATGAGTCGATCGATGGGGATATCGTTTCGTAATGAGCGCAAGAGTTGAGGGGAAAAGAGACGGGCCATGGTAGACCTCCTTAAAAAGATTGAATTTCAGCAAGAGCCTGATGGAAGATATCCTGGGTAATTTTCTGTGATTGTCTGATGGAAGCGTTAATCAGGCAGGCGGTGGAAATGGCGTTGATTTGCCTTGGGATGCCGGCGGAGAACTCATGGATCAGGTCTTTGACGTCTGAGTCAAAGATTTTATCGGATGCGCCGGAAGATTTCAGATGGAAGTCTATGTATGCAGCGGTTTGAGTTTTAGTAAGGGGATGAATGTGGTAATGTACCGAGATGCGTTGTGCGAAGTCGGCATGGATGTCTCTTTTGAGGATATATTTGAGGTGTTCCTGTCCCGAGAGGATGATTTTGAGATGAGTGGAAGAATCAAGCGGAGAGCTGACAAGGAGTCTGAGGTCTGTGATGGCGTCGGTTTTCAGGAGATGAGCCTCGTCGATAACGATAATGGGAGTGAGATTTGAGCGCAAGGATTTATCCATAATTTGGAGGAAGAGCCGGTCTTTGGTGTGTTTTGGTATTTCACCGAGCTGGGAGACGATTAAGGAGAGAAGGCTGGATGATTTTAGGTGGGTAAAATGGAGGTAGATGGGGAGAAACAGGTTTTGGGGGATTTGTGAGAGGAAGAGTTTGAGGAGTGTGGATTTTCCGACTCCCGTCTGTCCGTAGAGGACGGCGATAGAGCCTGAGTGTAAGAGGTATTGGAGTCGTGCAAGCCCCTGGGTAAAGCGTTCGTCTTTCATGATAAGGCTGGTGTTGATTCTTTCAGAGAACGGCTGAGTAGTCATGGAAAAATGAGAAGTAAACATGGTTAAGAGACCTCCTTTTTCGAGTAAGCGATTTGTAATTCACGAATGATATAGGGTAAGGTTTTCACGGAGGCATTTTGGAATGCCTCCGTGAGCAATGATTCGTTGAGAGCGGGGATACGGTTGTAGCATTTTTTAAGCGATTCGAGTTCATGAGAGCTGAAGGCGGAGAGAGAGCCTTTGTGTCCCATGAGGAGTGCGAGTTTCTGGACGAATGCCATGAATGGCCAGGGTCGTTCGGAGATGATTTGGTGGTAATCAATGCCTTTGGCCTGAGCCTGGAGAATGGATTTGTGTTTCTGAGTGATAGGGTCGAGGTAATTATGTTTTGGTTTTGAAGGTGAGGCGGCTGGAGTTTCAGCGCCCTGGTCGCGCAGGTAGAGATTTCCCGAGCCGAGGTATTCACCGTTTGCGGAATAGATCAAGACCTTTTTGAGATCGCCGTATGGGTCGTAACGGACTTCTACTTTATCGCCTCTGAGTTTGGGGTCAACACGGTAAAAGCGGTTATCAATGCGGACATCGGCAAAGGTTCTGTCAACGGTTCTGGGGATGCGTTTCATGAAGAAGGCAAGAGCGGCGTCCATATCGACGTGTCGGATGACGGTAAGCCCCTCGTCGTAGCGTTGTTTTGGAGATTGATTGGTTTCGGAGTGGATTCTTGCGTGATAGACAACGGCAAGGTAAGCGGAGAAGGCCTGGTTAATGGCATCAAGGGTGATAATGTCGCCGGAGCGGACTTCCGACTCGAACTGTGTCTGGCTGGTGCCGAAGAAACGTTCGACCAGTCCGCCGGGAGCAGGGTCGCGTGGTGGTCTGTGGATGAGTTTAATGCCGAGGTTGTAACAGGCAGAGCGCAGGGCGTCAGAGTGGTAGACCTTGGCATTGTCGAGGTAGAGTTCTTTGGGCGAGCCGTGGATAGTCCAGGCCCTGATGAGAGAATCGATAAGGATATCGAGGGTTTGTTTGAGATAATACCGTCCTTCGACCACATAACGGCTGTAGCAGTCGATAAAGAGACAGAGGTTTGTGGGAAGCGCCTCGCCGTCAACGAGCACGAAAGGGCCTTCCTGGAAGTCGCCAATCCAGAGGTCGTGGGTATGCTCACGGCTAAGAGCGTATACGCACCTTTTGCTGTGAGACGCCGAGTTTGAGCCGGGTCGCCCCTGCGAGTCTGAGATGGCGGTAGAGGGTGGATTTGGGGATCGTTTTCCCATAGTATTTCTCAAGAAAGCGGTTGAGGCAATCGTCGCTGCGGCGTGGTTGTTCTTTTTTGAGTTCAACGGCTTTGTCGATAATTTCAGGAGAAAACCTTCTGGATGCGCCACGGTCGCTCCTCGCCTTTCTTGCAAGAGATTGAAATCCATCTTTGCGGTAGCGGTTGAGTTTTCTCCTGAGGGTAGAGATAGTGGGTCTTTTCCGCTTTCCGTTGGGGAATACGACCTCCTGAAGGCAGAGTTTTTTCAGAAAAAGGTTGGTCTGCTCCTTCTCAATCTCACCGAAGATGACAGGATGCAGAAGATTGCACCAGAATAAAGCCCATTTTTCGTCTTTCGATTTCATAATTCACCTCCTTTTTTAAGTGTGGAGGTGATTGTAACTCAAGACCAGCCGCTTTTTGTTGCCAGTTCGGGGAAAAATGAATGCCCAAAAATTCGGTGATATTCCGGCTCGGCGCTGAACAATTGAATCGATTGATCGAGGGAGGTTTTTCGTTGTTTGCTTTTATACTTTCCGTGGTAAATGGGAAACATTTGGCGAAAAACCGGAGAGTTGGGGTCGGCCTGCCTGATGAGGTCAAAGGCGTTGCGGAGTGTGTATTTCAGTGAGCCAAAGAAACGCAGCCACCTCCAAACGGTTGACCAGGCAAGCATGCGGTTGTCTATTTCCTGTGTTCGGGTAGTATATCCGATGGCAGAGGAGACACTCCGGTAGGTTTCTGTATCATCTTTGACATAAGCCTGACTGAAGGAGAGACAGTGATCCTTTACGTACCGCTTGTAAGGGAGCGCATACTCAGGATAGGAAGTAAACGTCTTCTTGCACAAGGAACATTTCCAACGTCCCAGGAAAGATTCTATCGTATGAACAAGGGAGTCGATAATAACGTGAAACAACCGATATCTGCATTCATGAAGGGTGAAATTGACATGGGTACTCTTGCACTTTGGACAAAAGCATGGCTTCTGTTTTGTCGCAATAAGCTTTTCATGCTTGTGGATTTTTTCTATAATATTCACGCACTGCCTCCTTTGTATAGAGGGGAAATGGGCAGGAGGATGAAGTTTCCCAACGTTCGGTCCTCCTGCCCTGAGTTTTTTATGTTCCGGAAAAATCTTACAAAACTTGTCCTCGTGAAAACGGGGAACTGGGAAGTAAACCGCCGTTAGGAAGTTTGGAAGTGGTTTTAACCTCTTCCAAACTATTTAATGAGGCTTTACTCCGCCTTACGGACGGAACTTCTTTCTAACGGGGTAAACGATGTATTTTTCTTAACGTGAACAAAAAATCAAGTGAAATACTTACGCAGGATAAAAAAAAGGCGGGGTAGCTGGGTAAGATTTTTCAAATCATTTGCTGGGTATTAGACTCAAATATTCTGAGACTAATTGGGCATTTTTGGAGCATTTATTCTAAGACGTAGCATCTGGTGATGTCTCTGATGTTGTTCCTTCGGCAGGCTCAGGACAGGCTCTTGAGTTTGTTCAGTGATTTCGTGCTTATACCCTTATACTTGCCCTTGAAATCGTATCCGAGAAACCTGAAACCTCTTTCGAAGTTGGTGAGCTTGGTTTTATCCTCGCTCAGCTTCATTCCAAGTTTCCCTGCAATGATTTCTTTGACATAGCTGAGGGCGGCTGGGAGTTCATCTTTTGTTTTAGTCATGACAACGAAATCATCGGCGTATCGGACAAACTTATATCCAGCCTTTTCAAGTTCCTTGTCGATGATGTCACCGATAAGGTTTGCAAGCAAAGGGGAAATGACGCCTCCTTGCGGAGTGCCTTTGTTTGTCTCGTGCACGATGCCGTCCTCCATGACCCCTGCTTTGAGCATGTTCTCAATACTGTTCAAAACCCATCCATCAGCGATTTTCTCACGTAAGGAGTCCATAATAAGCTTATGGGGTATGGTGTCATAGAATGCCATTATATCGGCATCAAGGACGCTGGTATACCCTTCCTGCTTATACTGTTCAAGCCGTTTGATAGCATCGTGACAGCATCTGTCAGGGCGAAATCCAAAGCTGTTATCTGAGAATCCTTTCTCAAATATTGGCTCTATGATTTGCCTGAACGCCTGCTGTACAATCCTGTCCTTAACAATGGGAATGCCAAGAGGTCTCTTGTCATGCCTGCCTTTGGGGATGTATACCCGCAGGACAGGCGCAGGGTTGTATATGGCAGTCTTGAGTTCCTGATGGATACTCATGATATTCACATCAAGATTGGACTCAAATTGCTTAATACTTACCCTGTCAAGACCAGCTTTGCCTTTATTCTTCTTTACGTGTTTGAAAGCAGCATAAAGGTTTTTCAGACTAAACACCTTGTCTCTTAATGAATGATACTTAAGCATCTCTCGATATATTCCTTTCGATTGATTACGGATAATAGACTTGTCAATCGTGTTTCCTGGGTACGGATTCTCCCAAACATAGGCAAAAACAAGAGAGGCTCTTGTTACTGCTTACCTACGCAAAAGAGTTTCTTTTCTCATTGAACGTATTCAATCTACCACTTTCATCAATTCCACTACGGTTATGCCCCTTTCATTTCCGATTCACACCGGAAACTATTATGAGCAATGCTGACGACTTCAAAGATAGACTTGTGAGAGAAGCTTGTCTATCACCATCTCATACAGCTCGGACTTCGGAATTTCCTTATACCTTGCTGTTAGGGAATTTTGCCCAAGACGTAAGTCCTCCCCCGGTCATATGGATTACCTGCTACGTCTTAGAATAAATGCTCCAAAAATGCCCAATTAGTCTCAGAATATTTGAGTCTAATACCCAGCAAATGATTTGAAAAATCTTACCCAGCTACCCCGCCTTTTTTTTATCCTGCGTAAGTATTTCACTTGATTTTTTGTTCACGTTAAGAAAAATACATCGTTTACCCCGTTAGAAAGAAGTTCCGTCCGTAAGGCGGAGTAAAGCCTCATTAAATAGTTTGGAAGGGGTTAAAACCACTTCCAAACTTCCTAACGGCGGTTTACTTCCCAGTTCCCCGTTTTCACGAGGACAAGTTTTGTAAGATTTTTCCGGAACATAAAAAACTCAGGGCAGGAGGACCGAACGTTGGGAAACTTCATCCTCCTGCCCATTTCCCCCCTATACAAAGGAGGCAGTGCGTGAATATTATAGAAAAAATCCACAAGCATGAAAAGCTTATTGCGACAAAACAGAAGCCATGCTTTTGTCCAAAGTGCAAGAGTACCCATGTCAATT from Candidatus Kuenenia stuttgartiensis carries:
- a CDS encoding RNA-directed DNA polymerase → MDKNEHEFISLVDLGMAYRKAKADLFYSPRACRKALSALELRLSKKLVALQNKLTKGEAPSVSSQKWTLVPKEIKYEEFKTEQISSDPQHLWDSICKHENVNSRKVQAEFRLMEKLSIEFHVFAALWINKIGHKFEAKLTTSARGNRLRRNKNGKINTLSLGSTVPYLYAYCKWRDDAFVAMENALEHEKSVVAITADVTSFYHKLDVRFMLNDHFIKRIGVELDNDEKKLHSLFITALYQWAKKTPLKRGLPVGLTASSVIANVALFELDGLFEREIVPLYYGRYVDDIILVMENGANFKRSVEIWDWLVARMDKALRWKDEKDKKELQYTQPYLDGSEIIFANKKNKTFLLSGASGLSVLKSIQHEVQIRTSEWRALPALPGNSTQLESMLLTAIQRDGISADSLRKADKVSVRRAGFALKLRDIEAYARALSPDKWQKQRHSFLTAFIRHVLVLPTFFDFYNYLSRILMLAVSCGDFAHLRKMLDALEKILMQLEDCDISIKAQPKSRSRIEKPISLVSEHFQKKLKTIFCKNLKTIICESIECAYPLRLTRESKTLWSTHFDENHDLYIPQPFRKIQARHQRYLKQDLAHSPLKTCLLQPAAKPHNK
- a CDS encoding CHC2 zinc finger domain-containing protein, which translates into the protein MARLFSPQLLRSLRNDIPIDRLIADVLSIPHKYSEGYFRFLCPLCSEFNSATNPNTNLARCFRCKKNFNTIDIVMVDSNSSFPDAVYLLKSVLPQYINST
- a CDS encoding ExeA family protein codes for the protein MFTSHFSMTTQPFSERINTSLIMKDERFTQGLARLQYLLHSGSIAVLYGQTGVGKSTLLKLFLSQIPQNLFLPIYLHFTHLKSSSLLSLIVSQLGEIPKHTKDRLFLQIMDKSLRSNLTPIIVIDEAHLLKTDAITDLRLLVSSPLDSSTHLKIILSGQEHLKYILKRDIHADFAQRISVHYHIHPLTKTQTAAYIDFHLKSSGASDKIFDSDVKDLIHEFSAGIPRQINAISTACLINASIRQSQKITQDIFHQALAEIQSF
- a CDS encoding Mu transposase C-terminal domain-containing protein → MLVDGEALPTNLCLFIDCYSRYVVEGRYYLKQTLDILIDSLIRAWTIHGSPKELYLDNAKVYHSDALRSACYNLGIKLIHRPPRDPAPGGLVERFFGTSQTQFESEVRSGDIITLDAINQAFSAYLAVVYHARIHSETNQSPKQRYDEGLTVIRHVDMDAALAFFMKRIPRTVDRTFADVRIDNRFYRVDPKLRGDKVEVRYDPYGDLKKVLIYSANGEYLGSGNLYLRDQGAETPAASPSKPKHNYLDPITQKHKSILQAQAKGIDYHQIISERPWPFMAFVQKLALLMGHKGSLSAFSSHELESLKKCYNRIPALNESLLTEAFQNASVKTLPYIIRELQIAYSKKEVS
- a CDS encoding helix-turn-helix domain-containing protein, coding for MKSKDEKWALFWCNLLHPVIFGEIEKEQTNLFLKKLCLQEVVFPNGKRKRPTISTLRRKLNRYRKDGFQSLARKARSDRGASRRFSPEIIDKAVELKKEQPRRSDDCLNRFLEKYYGKTIPKSTLYRHLRLAGATRLKLGVSQQKVRIRS
- the ltrA gene encoding group II intron reverse transcriptase/maturase, with protein sequence MLKYHSLRDKVFSLKNLYAAFKHVKKNKGKAGLDRVSIKQFESNLDVNIMSIHQELKTAIYNPAPVLRVYIPKGRHDKRPLGIPIVKDRIVQQAFRQIIEPIFEKGFSDNSFGFRPDRCCHDAIKRLEQYKQEGYTSVLDADIMAFYDTIPHKLIMDSLREKIADGWVLNSIENMLKAGVMEDGIVHETNKGTPQGGVISPLLANLIGDIIDKELEKAGYKFVRYADDFVVMTKTKDELPAALSYVKEIIAGKLGMKLSEDKTKLTNFERGFRFLGYDFKGKYKGISTKSLNKLKSLS